AATCCAACAATAGAAATGTGTGGACCACTGTCCAAGTTCTATAATAGTGTGTCGTGAGTTGGGATGAATGGATAACCATGAACAAGAGATGGTAGGGCAATAATTTTCCAACGACCAAAACTTGGGTCAACTCCCTAGGAGCTTTTGTTTTTAGTTGTGATCGAAATGCTGCAGGTTGCAACAACCTCCATAAAAATACCACAACCATGAGTAGTCTATCAAGAAAGATACGTTACGATCGCGAAGAAGATTCAACCGGCGTGGCAATAAAAATCAGAACAAAATTATATATGTGCCCAATTAGATTGACAAGGACTTTTCCAAGTCCACTTGATCGATGACCAATCAACCTCTCCTGCAAGACTTGATCGAGAGTAGTTTCAGTTACATGTCACGTTTATAATTACGTCGCCGACATGCTTGAATCCCAACGGTGATAACAACAGATGCTTGCTCGGCATTTTGCTGGAATAACGCATGCGGCGGTCGACTTGGTCCAGTCAATGAGTGTTGAACCACTTGTGTTGTTCTTCAATTGGGACCACTCGTTTGAGCTCATTTCTTAACTCTATGGTTGCTCTATCATCACTCCGTACATGTACAATCGAAAGAAATCAACTGAGACTGCAACTTCCTGGAAATTTGGCTACTCCTGGCAGCGAAATGGAGTTGTTCCTATTTTCTGTTCTTCCAATATAATGGCGGTGTTCCTGCCCTCTTGATGACTTTCGTCTGATGAGGAAGACGAAGTTATTTCGAATATTTATCAGGTTTtctttaacacagtatagacgcaagtgctcatatacacgcgcatatagtcacccctatgaacgcacatacgcacaccctacccctataagcacctccgaaagactgagtcgacatatcatcttgaaatttacgaagtcaccgtaggcacctcgtcgttgacgggaacgtctcctcccactaaatgtgcatcgccggaaattctgaaataaattcaggaataaatgcgagcaccaggatttgaactttgatgagctggggataccacagtccctctaaccatccaaccacatgttgtcCGCATTTATCAGGTTCCTTGTGGTGTACCCTGCTCCACCAGATTAACTACTGCATAGACTTGCCGCGGGTGTACACATTTTCCGGGATGTATTGTATGTTTTTTGGTAATATTCATTTTGTGGTATGTCGTGCACGTCAACTACGAGCTGTCTTTGGCAATTTCATAAATCTCAAGATTGTCAGCTCAGTCTTTTGAAGGTGTTCATAAGACTAAGATGGATGTAGGTGGGTTTATAAGAGTGAGTGTGGGTGTTAAACAGTGTTaagtaatataagagtgtttttacactacactagtgtcaaaaattgATATTATGGGATAGAGAGAGTATGTTTCTTTTTTACGAGAAAACTTCAATCATGGTTGTAcaatgaacaccagaaataataaaaattacatccagatttatagaccatctagcgacgactacaaaaattgaagcgagccgaaggcggtTATTGTGATTATTAACAAAGGCTTAAGACGAGCCCAACTTTGAATTAAGAATTTCATCAATAAGCAACTTAAAAAAAGTCAGCAACCAACAAGAATTACAACGACCAAAAAATTACATATAAATGACAAGAAAGCGGCAAAAGGTTCATAGTGCAATTTTAGCTTACAACCGAGTGGTGATACTGGcaagaaaaataaagaaataaagtgCAGCGTGGAGCACCACGTCACAAATGTCCTGAAGGGAAGCTAACACCAAAGGACAAAGGGATACGCTGGCAATCACCTGATTGGTTGCTCAGGCGATTTGGCGGCGAGGTCCATTTAATGTGTGTCCTCGTGGGCCCGTGCAGACGCACCCCTCTCTTCCTCGTCTATCCTTATCCCTTCTTTCGTTCGGCCCACCTTATCcctcctttcttttttcttctctcaaTTCTTCCGTGCAGTTGGCCTTCTCCTCTCTCTGTTCCCTCCGGCTGCGACCCAGAGCATCCCCCTCTTCTATGTTTCTCTTCCCAATCCTTAGCCATCCCTCCGCGCGAGAAGCATTGCTGCGAGAGGAGTCAGCTGCTGTAGGCGTCCATTGGATCTTCATGGGGTGCGTTGACAGCTAAGACCGCAACACCATCATTGCAGAGGCTCATGTGTTTTGCAACGTCATGCAAGCTGAAGATGACTGTAACATGATGCATCTTGCAATAGGTGACCGCAACATGCTTCATGTTGCAAGGGATGAccaaaggcccacatgattttcaACACTATGCAAGTTGGAGGTGATCATAACATGGTCCATGTTGCAATAGGTGACCAAGGTCCCTTGCAACATCATGCTAAACGTGACCGCAGCATGGTCCATGTTGCAATGGATAACTGCAACATGATCCATGCTACGATTGTCGGACGGCTCCATGGAAAATATCCAATGACACCCGGCTCGGCCGATCTTTGCCAAAGATTAGCCGGCCACTACGCGTGGTCCAAGGACAAAAGACTTGTTTTTCTTTCAAGAATGACAAAGGACTCTCCCAAGTGTACTTAAACTGGTCTGGGATTACAGGATGACCAATCAACCTCCTACAGGATTTACTCGAGAGCAGTTTCAGTCATGCGTGACGTTGAATAATGACGTCCGCCAACATGCTTGGCATCCGGCTGGGATTGATGACATGCTCTGCATTTTACTAGAATAATAGACACATCACATGCGCCGGCCACGGTGGCCGCCTTAGTCCAGTCTAATGACTATTGAACCACTTGTATTGTTCTTCAAAGGAGAACCGAGCTATTTTTTTAACTCTATGATTGGATtgctcttttcttttttgtttttgaaaggTCAGCCGGAGGCTAAACCATTAGAGCAACTTCACAATGAACGCTTAAACCATCACGTGGTTTAGACGTGTTTTGTCATCCAACACGGCTGTGTATCCGTTCGGTGGCCGGTCCATACCTCCTTTTTCCCTCAAACCGAAAGTAAAGTAGGGGGGCTTTGCGGAAGACCGGACAACAACTATGTAGGACTCCGACACCACGGCCCACCCAAATCCCCTCCGGGGCTCAGTGTCTCTATTCTTCCCTCTTTCTCTGCATCTGTTTTCTCTCTCGCTGACACCGCCGCACCACCTTCCAGGCCGCCTGCCAAACCCTTCCCGGAGCTCCGCGACCTCCACCGCTACACCCGGCTCCCACACCGCTTTTAGCTTCTTCGTTGGTCCAcacctctcctcctcttcctccgcctaGGTACCATTTGGCCGTATGGTACTCACCACGCCCGACAAGTGTTTGGTGAAATGCCTGTGCTAAATTTTTTGTCCCTTTTTCTTTGAAGCAATGGATTCGGATATGCAGTACATATAAGAGCACTACATTGATTCATCCGACAGGATTTGACATGTGGTTATTTAGAGTTTGCAAGCTTTAGAAAAAAGAGGCGGATGCTTACGGCTACGGCTGGATGACCGGCTCCCGCATCGGTGTTTGAGGATTGGTCCCCATCGATCTGCAGACACATGCGGTTTGAATATGCCCTTAACATCACCTTGCATCTATAATTGAAGAAAATCAACGAAGATTGCAACTTCCTGGACATTTTTGGCTACTCTTGACAGCGAAGGCACGACGTGGAATTGTTCCTATTTTACTGGTTTGAGATGGGAAGATGAGAATTTTCTCTTCTTCTAAATTCAAAAATAGAATATAACTACAGTGCTCCTGCCCTAATCTTGACGAGTTCCGTCAAAAAAAGAAGTTATTTCAATgagtctgtctaggacacatctagatgtgacattaattatgtcacatctaacctgATGTCTACTATGTTTGTGGTTTATTTTTTTTGTCTTATTTTTTTTGTTCCTGGTTGTTGTGTTATTTGTAgaagcttagatgtgacatccttaaaaaacatctagatatgaattagacaaactgtatTTCAATCTCTATCAGTACATGCGGAATACCATACTACTCGTATTTAACAGCTAATAACTTGAGTACATGCATGTATCCATTGCATTCTCCAAGAGGCGTCCGGCAGCATGAGGGCGACCAGTCTACTGCGGCTGCTCTTGATCTGCTTCTACCTCCTTTCGATCCACACCTTCGGCGCCGCCGGTGTTGGTGACAAGCTCGAAAAGGGCCAGAACCTCACCGACGGGGACACGCTCGTCTCGGCCGGCGGCTCCTTCACCCTCGGCTTCTTCTCTCCCGGAGTTTCCACGAAGAGGTACCTCGGCGTATGGTTCTCCGTGTCCAACGCCACCATCGCCTGCTGGGTCGCCAACCGCGACCAGCCTCTGGTCGACAAGTCCGGCATGCTGGTGTTCAACGACCTCGGCAGCCTTGTTCTGCTCGATGGCTCCCGCCGGACGGTCTGGTCTTCAGATTTCTCCGGCGGCGCTTCCGCCGCGGCGGCTCAGCTTCTCGTGTCCGGCAACCTGGTCGTACACAATGGCAGCAGCGACGTCTCCCTGTGGCAATCATTCGACCACCCGTCGGACACCTTGCTGCCCGACATGAAGCTGGGCAAGAACCGCTGGACCGGAGCCGAGTGGCAGCTCACGTCGTGGCGCTCGGCGGACGACCCGGCTCCGGGGGACTACCGCCGCACGCTGGAAACCAAGGGGTTACCGGAGCTCGTCGTGTGGCGTGGCAACGTCAAGACGTACCGCACGGGGCCGTGGAACGGTCTCTACTTCAACGGCGTCCCGGAGGTGTCGGCGTACGCGGGCAAGTACCCTCTGCGGGCGACGACGAGTCCGTGGGAGGTCACCTACGGCTACACCGCCGCGCCCGGCGCGCCGCTGACCCGCGTCGTGGTGAACCACACCGGCAAGGCGGAGCGGTGGGAGTGGGACGCGAGCAGCTGGGCGTGGACTCGCATATTCCAGGGGCCGAGGGACCCGTGCGACGAGTACGGGAGATGCGGGCCGTTCGGCCTCTGCGACCCCGAGGCGGCGTCATCGGGGTTCTGCGGCTGCGTCGAGGGCTTCAGCTTCGGCAGCCCTCCCGCCGCAACTCCGCCGGCGCAGGAGGTGAAGGGTACCACCTGCCAAAGGCACGCAGCGCTGGACTGTGCCGGCGGCACTACGACGGACGGCTTCGCCGTGGTGCGGGGGGTGAAGCTTCCCGACACGCAGAACGCGTCGGTGGACATGGGCGTCACGCTGGAGGAGTGCAGGGCGAGGTGCTTCGCCAACTGCTCGTGCTTGGCCTACGCCGCCGCCGACATCAGGGGAGGCGGCGATGGTTCCGGCTGCGTCATGTGGGCGGATGCCATCGTTGATCTACGTCTCGTTGACATGGGGCAGAATCTCTACCTGAGGTTGTCAAAATCAGAACTTGGTATGTACAGAATCTCTACACTCGCCGTGCATGTTTTTTCCATTGTCTTACAAAAAGTTAACTGACTGGATTTACTCACATTGGACaaacaaatattttttaaaaaaaattaacaaaaaaaatCATGGTTTTGATTTTGAAATACTCACTCAACTGATCGACTTAGAGACAGAATTCTCAGCACCCGAGTGCCCCTACACCCTCTGTGAACAGTAAGTTATTTTTTTTAAAGTCCACAACTTTGGGACATCAAACATGATCAAACTTTTGATGACCTTGCAAAGTTTTAGCTAAAAACAACGTTTGAGGAGCCCTCACCTAAAAAAACAAAACCATTGTTCAAAATTTATGTACATTTTTAGCAGTGATTTTTTTGTGAGGCTCCACGAAGATTATTTTTTGCTGAAACTTTGCAAGAACATCAAATCTTTGATTCCtgaaattttcatattttttttacgAATTTACTGTTCATGAGGGTGTAGGGGCACCTGGGAGCTGTTACACCTTTCTCAATTAGAAATAGCTATTTCACGATCATCTATTGTAGTGGAGCTTTGCTACAGTTACGGGATGAAACTTACGGATTGTAGTTATGGGCTGATGGTGGCCTTATCCTATTGAGTAACattgcaacccccccccccccccccccccccaccggaaATCAGGGGCGAAGAGGTTAGCGTGGGGAGGACACGTCCGTCCGTACGAGGAGTCCGTAGCTAGTAGTCCGTAAGTGTAGGATTTTTGATTGTGAGCGGTTGTACACATCCGGAAGTCTGATCAGATTGTTGTGAGCGTTGAATTGCAACTTTTTATTTTTCAGCTGCCTAAGAATAGCAAATCTGATAAATATTATCTGCTTTTAAATTTTGTTTCTCTTTTACTTCTAGTCATGCCTGTATAATTTGCCGTATTTTATTATGTGTAAGCTCACTCGGACGCCACATCATAAAATATTATTGAAATAACTATATTAATTCCAATTTGAAATTTTATTTCTTTAATGGATTCTAAGTCTGTATAAGTGCTCAATTGCATTTTGATCTTTCTCTTTTGCTGCGATAACAGATGACCATAAAAGGTTTCCTGTTATACCTGTTGCCATACCTTTAGCTTCCATTGTTATTATTCTACTGGTCGTCTTTGCGATTTGGTGGAGAAGGAAGCGCACAATCATAGGTAAATTCTGCTCTAATGGCTCAATTTTACAATTATTTTGCATGAAGCAGAAATAAGGAAATGCATGGTTACATGCAATGTTGTAATGTATATAAGCTCTGTTGACAGGTGCTATTCCTCAGAGCCATGCCATGGCCGTTCCCTTAGTTAGTCTAGCTATTATAAAGGATGTCACTGGAAATTTCTCCGAAAGTAATATGATCGGCCAGGGTGGATTTAGCATCGTTTACAAGGTTCTCCAAGAAACACATGATTCTTTCATTTGTTGTGGCATTCCCATATAGAAAAGTATCCGTTGACAAATTCATTTCTGACATCTCAAACTCCAAAATCATCAGGGGCAGCTGCCTGAAGGAAGAACAATTGCTGTCAAGAGGCTTAAGCAGTCGGTGCTCACCACGAAAGGCAAGAAAGATTTTGCAAGAGAAGTGGAGGTGATGGTTGGGCTCCGGCAAGGTAGTCTTGTCCGTCTCCTTGCCTACTGCAACGAAGGCAAGGAGCGGATACTCATCTACGAGTACATGCAGAACAAGAGCCTAAACTTCCACATTTTCGGTACTCGCTACTTGCTGGAACAAAAGTGTTTTCTCAAGTTGCTACGAGAACTGAACTTTCTCATGTAGGAATACCAACAGGACCACCATATATATGGTGGGGAAGCTCCTCAAGTTTTCTCTCATATGTTTGTATCTAATGAATGCATATTTGACATTGACAGGCAATGTTAACCTTCGTGCCTCACTGAACTGGGCAAGGAGACTGGAATTAATCCAAGGGATTGCGCATGGCATTGCATACCTACACGGAGGATCTGGTGACAATGTTATCCATAGGGATCTCAAGCCAGGCAACATTCTGCTAGATGACGAATGGAAGCCTAAAATCGCAGACTTTGGAACTGCCAAGTTGTTCGCTGTGGATCAGATTGGGCCTGATCAAACAATTGTAGTTTCACCGTAAGTAAAAAAATGCAAGCATCGATATCCCTAGGATCTTTGTTTCTCCATTCAAATTGAGTGGAATCAACTCAATACAAATATCCTGATATTATTGAGTTTCTTGAAGGGGGTATGCAGCGCCGGAGTATGCGCGGCAAGGGAACATGACACTTAAGTGTGACGTCTATAGTTTCGGAGTTATTCTCTTGGAGACACTCAGTGGGCGAAGGAACGGTGGCATGCAAGGCCTCCTTTCGCATGTAAGTGCTACTATCTCACAAATGCATCTGCATCTTATAATTGGTCGATACACATAATTCCTTTTCTTCTTGAGACGAAGCATCAAGCGTGAACATATTATAAAAAGATTATCTACACATAATCTTACAGTAGTTGGCGAATCTCCTTTTGCAGGCCTGGGGATTGTGGGAGACGAACATGATCGCAGAACTTCTGGACACAACAATGGTGCCACTCTCCGAGTCTGAGCCCGAGCTCTTGTCCAAGCTGACACGATGCATCCAGATTGGGCTCCTCTGCGTCCAGGAAACTCCATGTGACAGACCGACCATGTCCTCCGTTGTTTCCATGTTGACGAGCACGGCGTCGCAAATCGatcggccaagaagaaggccaccatTGGATCGCGAAGGATTTGTGCCTTCAGATTCGTCACATGGGCTCGAGACCGAACTCTTGATCCCAACTACTACGATTGATTTGACGTAGGACCGGGTCGGACCAGCTGTTGCCTCCTTGTTAGCAACCGGTTTAACTAAAATTCTAGGTCTTTGTTCCGTGGTCTTTTTGGGTACGCACGGTACATAAGCTCTTGAGCTCTCTATATAAAAATGTTGGTCTTTCCTTGTGGCTTATGTTACTATGTCATGAGTGGATGGACTTCCACGTTATTGTGCTCTGAAAACGATGCACATTAACATATGCACTAGCTTCGGGTTTGATATGGCCTTTTAATTACATTTACATGTTCGGAAGTCCAATTGATTTCTAGAAGTTGCAACTGTGCACAGTAAGGTATAACTCAACCAACAACTAAGCTAACCCAGCGGTTGACTATACTTCCCATTCTTGATTTCTCTTAGAGAGATTATGATGTAGTTATATTTCCATATAAATTTCACCTTACAAGTCACTAAGGCTATCTAAAAATAATATGGTTTTTAATGATAAAAAGTTCTCCGCGCTACAGGTTATCTATCAATGTACACAATAGCTATGATTCGTTGTCTATTAATGACATTGTGTACACGGTTCGAGTAGGCGGCCAATGATATTTTTATCCAACATAGGTTACAACATAGTCTACAGATCAGCTCCCTTACTCCTTACCTGAGGCATTATCTAGTCTTGAAGGACTTTGTTTTTTGCCGCATTTTTCAGAGAATGTGTGATTGTTTTTGTTATGTCCATCCTAGTCATATAGGGTCGGGGTGTGAATTCATTTTTCTTGTATAGCTTTGATGTGGCGGTAATTTAGATTTGGCATGACAGTTAAGGAACATGCATGCTCCATTTATTTCTGACGCTTGAGATAAAGTGCGTACTCCACAAGTCAACTTTACCAAAACTTGGACTTCACAACACAGTAGTATAATGGTACTGCTAAAAATCAGTCGATTGAGAtttcgcgaagtctcagtcgacggGCCAGCCGTCCGATCTTCAGCAGCTTGTAGATTTGCGTTGGGGGCGCTTTTGTCCTTGTTTCGGCCTGTCTAAGGCGTGGACCGGCCCGCTTTGTTTTTTCCCGTCGAACCGATGATCCCATATGCAAGCGCTGCTGATGGGCTGGGGCTGGGCTGTGTTTTCAGTGCGggtcattctttttttttcttctgtctTTGTTTTTTGGGCCGCATTAAAGTGAAGAAGGGGAAGCGGTCACCCCGTGGTGATTAAGAAGAGGGTAACGTGCCCCTAAAAAAAAGAGGGTAACGTTTGCTCAAAAAAAAAAGAGGGTAACGAGCAGTCAGGTTTCATTCTACTTCATCTCTCTCCATTCCCTCGGTCTCAAATCGAAAGAACTCCGCAGGGGGagaagagaggccgagctcgaagATTGGCGTGCTACTGCACACCCAAAGAGAGAGGGATGGCCAGCGTTGCTGATGGAGCGAGTTTCCCCCTACCATTCTTCTCCATCACTACAAGAAAATACCTTATAGATagaagcttagcagtagcgcggggtataaacccacgctactactaagttgatagtagtaggtGGTGTATaaatcccacgctactactaagtgattCCCACCGTACCCCCGGGAtcggccatagtagtagcgcggggtataaaTCCCACGTTGCTACTAAGTtgagagtagtagcgtgggttataAGGCctacgctactactaagtagaccACCCGGACATGCTATAGTTGTAGCGCAGGTGAAACATGCCGCGCTACTATTATTTCGTCGCTGGCTGCGCTGTAACTACAACCGTGTATTTATAAAATGCCAATGCGTCCTGTCGCCTCGATCTCTCCCTCCCCCACATCTTATCCCTATCTGGCCTCTGCATCCTCATCCTCCTCCACCACTGGATCCGGCCACAGCCAAGGTTTCCTCTCACCCACCTTAGAGCGGCGAGGTATGCTACTTCTCCACCCGTCGGCGAGGTGCGGGCGCCGGCCGCTGGC
This region of Triticum aestivum cultivar Chinese Spring chromosome 2D, IWGSC CS RefSeq v2.1, whole genome shotgun sequence genomic DNA includes:
- the LOC123050480 gene encoding receptor-like serine/threonine-protein kinase SD1-8, which encodes MRATSLLRLLLICFYLLSIHTFGAAGVGDKLEKGQNLTDGDTLVSAGGSFTLGFFSPGVSTKRYLGVWFSVSNATIACWVANRDQPLVDKSGMLVFNDLGSLVLLDGSRRTVWSSDFSGGASAAAAQLLVSGNLVVHNGSSDVSLWQSFDHPSDTLLPDMKLGKNRWTGAEWQLTSWRSADDPAPGDYRRTLETKGLPELVVWRGNVKTYRTGPWNGLYFNGVPEVSAYAGKYPLRATTSPWEVTYGYTAAPGAPLTRVVVNHTGKAERWEWDASSWAWTRIFQGPRDPCDEYGRCGPFGLCDPEAASSGFCGCVEGFSFGSPPAATPPAQEVKGTTCQRHAALDCAGGTTTDGFAVVRGVKLPDTQNASVDMGVTLEECRARCFANCSCLAYAAADIRGGGDGSGCVMWADAIVDLRLVDMGQNLYLRLSKSELDDHKRFPVIPVAIPLASIVIILLVVFAIWWRRKRTIIGAIPQSHAMAVPLVSLAIIKDVTGNFSESNMIGQGGFSIVYKGQLPEGRTIAVKRLKQSVLTTKGKKDFAREVEVMVGLRQGSLVRLLAYCNEGKERILIYEYMQNKSLNFHIFGNVNLRASLNWARRLELIQGIAHGIAYLHGGSGDNVIHRDLKPGNILLDDEWKPKIADFGTAKLFAVDQIGPDQTIVVSPGYAAPEYARQGNMTLKCDVYSFGVILLETLSGRRNGGMQGLLSHAWGLWETNMIAELLDTTMVPLSESEPELLSKLTRCIQIGLLCVQETPCDRPTMSSVVSMLTSTASQIDRPRRRPPLDREGFVPSDSSHGLETELLIPTTTIDLT